GAATATTTGCTAGGCTTCTCTATTGAGCACAGCCATGGAACTTCCTGCCTAGGTGGTCATTGTTACGCCCATTTTCAGAGAAGGGAATGCGACTGCCACAGGTGCATTTATGCCGTGGGGAAATGCGCGTGCCAACCCCAACAGCAGCGCTGCTGGGCGCCGTCCCGGCTCCGCTTGCCCCTGCAAGCCCTGAGAATGAGGTCACTTGCTCTCTGAAGTTGGCTTCCGCAGAGGGTACAGTGGAGAAGTGATCTGGTCGGCCGCCTGTATGAAAGGCTCAAGCTTCCTGGAAGGGCCCAGCCTGGAGGTCGCGAGGCGGTGCCTCACGGTTTGCCCGGCGCCCCCACCGCAATTATTTCCACATGTTCCCTCTGGGTCTTGCCCTAGGAATATCCTGGAGCTTGCGAATCCCGAGCCTCAGCTCAAGGTGCCCTGGAACTTGCTTGCTTCCTCCACAGAGCGGCCGGGCTCGGTGTGGAGCCCCTTCCCGGCACCCTGGAGTGCTCCCGCTCTCCTGCTCAGCGCGAGGCGCTGCAGACCACCCGCCACGAAACTTAAGGCCCACAACCCGAGAGCCCGGGTCCCGAGCTACCTGCCCGAGTCAGTGGGCCGCCGCCCACTGCCAGGGTCTCCGGCTGAGAGACGCATAGAGCTGGTCTGGGGGTGCCTGGAGAGCTGGGCCATCCTGGCGCTGGTCCTGACCGCGGTTGGCCGCCCGCGCTTTGCTTACTTCCGAGAGCATTTCCAGGAGCCTCCGGGGACAGAGGCCCAAATGTCATTTTATAGAGGCCCAGGCAAAATAAAGGGCGCGGCAGGGACTCTTGGTAGCCCGACCAGGACGTGAAATTCTACCAGGGTTGAATGATTTCCAATACCAGCACTTTCCAAGTCGGAGGTGCTCTGTGGAAACTGAGGCCGACCAAAGGCCTAGGACAAGGCGAATCTTCACCAACCTCGCCAACCGGGCTTTGAAAGACCCAGCCCAAGGCTGGCGAGCTCAGCGACCCTGGCACCTGCGGACTGCAGTCCTTAACTTCCTCCGTGGGTTCCTCTATGTCCTCAGTTCCATTTGCATTAAACTGGAGCGGTTATTAAAATGTGGCCAGGGCTTCCTCCTTTCTGTTAGCGGTGGAGCAGGTGGGAGGACATATGTGAGTGAGCGCCAAGTCTCACTTTTTCCAGACCTGTCCCACCGCGGCCCATCCTCCATACTTCGCCCTTCATTCCGACTCCCAGGCCACGCCAGCAGTGCCGGTGACTGCTAGAGGCTATTCTGGTTGAACCCAGACTCCAGGCAAGCCTAACAGGCTCCTTGTTTCTAAGAACCTAGGAGGTGACTTCCCTGTGCAGGTGTGGAAATAAGGCATGAATGAACTCAGCCCCTACAAGCGCCTTAGAGAAGGAACTACCTTACCAGGGACTATACAGTAGTCCCCTTTCCCTAACTGGGGCCCCCTAGGGAGGGTCCCAAGGCGGAGAGGGGGTGATCCGGAGGGTAACTGTGTCTGGTTGGGTCAGTGAGGAGTCTGGGGGCTTGCTTGTCTACGTGAACAGCACAATTCTAGCCCTGGGCCCCCCACCCCGCACAACAGTCTCCACACCCCACCTGTGGCACAGTCCTCTGCCGCCTgcccctttctcttcccctccccttccccaccccagaaATGGacggatttttctttctttctttcttttattaaaaacaaaagtctcGGATACAGGGTGGTCTCCCCAAACAGGCTTAAGGTGGTCGCCTTCTCGTGAGTCAGTTGTTGCCCTTTTAAAGTGCTGTTACATCGAGAAGTTacaactacaacaaaaataaataaataaagtaaaatccaAAGGGGGATGCAAAGGGGACTGGAACTAGGtccaggagaagaaagaaaaacaacttatagcataaataaaaagtgaaccTAATACTGAACCAAGAGACTCACAGTACATTTATATCCATTGCACATAGCCACTTAGTCATTAGGAACAAGAGAGTGGACAGGACGGGGAGCGCGGGTCCGGCGCAAGCGAAGTTGCTACATTGTATTCACAATTGGGGTCCGAGGCTTTACACAGGACAGGGGATCGGAGAcgtcctccctctcccctcctcccacgcGGGTCCAGTTAACCCCTTGAGGTCCGATGCCCTGGAGTTCAACCGAGGGGCGAGGCGGTATTTACACTTGGAAACTGAGCCGGGGCCCTGGACTGGGACGCCGGGGAGGGTCCGGACAAGGTCCGGGCGCCCTGAAGGAGGGCTGGCGGAGGGCGGCTGTATTTACATCGGTCGGTCCGAATGGCTTGTTCCTCGCTCTGGGCCGCCGTGGCAGCGGGTATTTACAAGAAGGAGCAGCATGGCTTGAGGGCGCGTGGGCGCGGCCGGGCCGGCCCTAGGGCAACAGCGGGGGCTTGAAGGAGCAGTTGCCAGTGCAGTGGCGGGGCGTCAACATCTTGCAGGAGAAGTGGTGCAGGGCGTCGTGGGCTTCTAGGGAAGAGAGTCAACCGGCCAGTTGGCCGCCTCACTTGCCTCACCTGGCCTCTGCAGTGCACCGTCCCACTCCCCCCACCCGACTCACCCTTTGGGCTCAGGGGTTCGCAACCGACCAGCTTAGAAAGGATATAGAATAGGACAGAGGCTGGTGATTCAGAACCATTGCTCTGGTTAaatagtcccattttacagaaaaggaaactgaggcgcAGAGAAAGAGGGGTCGACTTGGACCACAAGGAATAATTTCTGACACCTAGAGCTCAAGGGACACTTTCTTCCTACCCCACCCTTCTAGAATAATTTCCCCATTACAATCAATTCCCACTCCCCTCTTCTCAGTTTCTGATTCACGTAGACCTTAGCCTTCCCCCTCATTAGCCTgggcatccatccatccattcatccatccatccatccatccatccatccatccatccgcccatccatctatccatctatccacccatccatccaaaAGTACAGCCAGCCCCTGGTAGCGGCACTCTCTGTTTCGGGGTTTCGCACCTTTTAATTTTTGCTGTATGGCATAGCGCGCCTTCCGCTCCTGGTCCAGCTCGTTACACAGAGTGTCTGGAAGACATGGAGAGGGACTGGTGAGGAAACGCAGACCACCTTCCGGCGGGTCGGGGTCACACTCAGGGCTACCTCCCTCCCCTTGGCGCGGTCCCGAAGAAACAATTCCGGGGACGGGGACGGGGGAGGGGGCACCAACACTCCAAACTGCAAACTGACAGAGGGAGGAAATGGCCTGGGATGGCGCTTAAAGGCAGACGGATCTAACCAAAATTAAAGCAAACTTAGGCATTACTTCCCAGGTAATTTTACGCCTcgatttttaatttagaaaccaTGGAAATTGCCGCGATAAGAAGTTCAATCACTCCATGTAATGATGCCTGCAAGCCGTTTGCTGGGCTCGCTTGCCATTCTGAGGCTAATCAGAGTATACAaaggatattaaataaaaaaaataattgttaaattaCCTTCAATTTAAATCCAAATGACTGAGCCAACATTGCGGCTCCTGCCAGACGAGAGGCAGTTACGGCCCGTGCACGCGCTCACCTGACTCCCGTCTTACCTCTGACAATTTGCAGCTGTTGCACCATTTCTTCTCGATAAGCCAATTCCCTCTTCATTTGATCCTGAAAATTATCTGTGCAAATTGATTAAGTGAGAGCTGTTATGCACAGCCTTCCCCCCCAGCATCACTTCCCTACTCCCTCCCATCTtcacccctacccccacccccacccagtccTTTGCCTAGCTGGAAACCCAGGGAAAGGGAGCTCTTCCCCTCCCACCAGGCGTGGGGCTTAGCGAGCCAGCGGCCTGTACCCCAATCCGAGAGCAGGTCAGGTTGACAGTGTTGAGGTGGGATGGGGAAGGATGGAAATACCTTTGAGACTCTGAAATTCTCGCTCCAGCTTCTTTCGTAGATCCATTTGCTCCAGGAGCAATTTTTGCAATTCTTCTGTGAATGGGAGAGTGGAAGGTaagggaggggaatggagaaTTCAAGGGACCCATAAGGCATTGAGGTCTTGCTCTAGCTAATAGTCCTAGACCCTTAGTTATAGACCCTTAGTTATAGAGTCCTTCAGAACTCTAGCTTTCCCATTCGAATCCAAAGGATTTGAGCAAAGACACAGGACTAAGTGGGTAGTCAAATTCGGGAGGGAATCAAATTCGGGAGGGCAGAACCTATTTTGGATTCCTGGGCCCTGGTTGCAGAAAATGACCAGGTTGTCATCTGCTTTAAAGTGTTCCTAACTCTCTGATCCTAGCAGATAGCCCACAAAAACCTTATTTTCCACTTCAAATGACAGTTCTAATCCATCCATTCAATGCAAATCAGGGAGAATCTGGTCAAAGCCTTGGACAGGTTTCTCAGAGAAACAGACATACTTAAGAACAGATTGTGTATTATAAGGAGATACCTGTAAGCCCCCTCATATAAATAAAGCACAAGTCATTGTGAAGGTAATGACATATTCTGTAAAATCTGTAactagaaaaaatggaaaaccagcaAATCTTGGTCCCTTCCCCCACCAATTTCCACGACCATCATCCATGGACTGGGTATGTGGAAAGCACTTTTTAATGCCCTCAGAAGCTACTTCCAGAGAAGTGGAAGGGGAGACTGCTCCAACCATAGGATCATTAGTATTTGAGCCCTCCCCATGAAGAGGCAAAGTGCGGTTTACTCTAGGCTTCCTTCCTCTATGCTTCAGGCCATCTTCTCCCCCTTGCAGGCAGAGCAACTCTGGGGGTCCCATTCTACAAAAAGCTCCATCTTCACACAAACGGTTATACATTAATTTCTCATGTGTTCCTAAAATAAATGCCTCCTTGCAATCTTgctcttccaccaaaaaaaaaaaaaaaaaaaaaaaaaaaaaaaaaagttctgtttttCATGGAGTTTGGGAGACCCAGATTATCAGGTCTAATGTTCACAGGCATTGAATTCTGAGAATCAGtactcatttctctttctcaccAGGCTGTTTAAGACAGACTCAGGCCTTGGGAGCCTAAACTTGTAATAACCTACAGGAGTTTGTTCACTCCCTATCCACATACACACCTCTCTGCCAGGATGTATCCAGAGGATTATCTTTTCTACTTAATGGAATCAAAACTgatcccctccccccaaaaacaTGTCTTTCCCACAGACCCACTACAGGGATTCCCTCCACTCTAGAGGAAGGGTCCATCCCAGCGAACACAGTGTACCATTTCACAGATTTCACCTCACCTCTGGCCAGGTTTTCGATATCTTTTTCCACCAGCTGAGTTCCCGTGACATCCAAGGTAAGCCCATCTTCTCCTGAGATACAAGGGAAGGTAAGGAGGATTCTGTCCTGGAAGAAGCCTTGAGAGGGGAGGGGTGAGTTTCCCGGGAACTGTACCAAGTTAGGGGAACCTATTCCAGACCCTTCTGCCTTTAGAGGAGACAGTTGCAAGCGGCCAGCGCTACCCATCTTCCAAGCCATCATTTTAAGATGCAGGAGGGTGGGCCTAAGAAAGATAGGCTATCCTAGGGAAGGAAGTACTTTGACCTATTTAAGGGGGGTGAGGTGAACTCTCCATTTCCTTTTAGTATGCCCACTGCCCTTACTCGGAAAATCCCCAAGCCACCAAGCAGGTAGCTCTGGAACCTGCGAGCATCTCCCCTACAATATTTAAGTGGTTATCCTCTCTCTGTAGGAAGGAAACTAAGTGGCAGCCGCTTGCTCTTGATTGAAAGTCGCCTCGCAAGCCTGTGGAAATCTGGGCGACTTGGGTCCCAGAGCCTGGGTCCCAGAGCCCGGAGGTCAGTGGGGCGCGAAGAAACTCAGGGCTCACCTCGGTCTGTATTTGTGGGACTTGGCTGGGAGATACTCCTTTGGTCTGAATAGGATTTCCTCGTTTCCAAATCATCGGCGGTCGAGTGATTGTCTTCCTTATCTGGCTCTTAAAGGCAATAAGCCGAGTTTCAAGGAGAGGCAAAGAAACCGTGACCCGGATACTGCCAGCGCTGCCGCGGTTGGGGCGCCCAAGCCCTAATTAAAAACGTCGTGGCCGCCTCTGGTTCCCGGCTGTGAGCCCAGGCGCGCGCCCTGAGGCTTTGGGCAGGGTACTCCCTCCCCCGCACATGGTCTGCTAGTCTCGCGGCTTCACGCCACTCCCCAGCCCCTCGAAAAAGAGCAGCCGAGCCCACCAGGGACGGGCGACCTACATCGCACGCAGATACTGGGACACCGCGAGCGCGCGTGGCCGCTGGGTCTGTCCGCGCGACTCTCACGGAGATCGCAGCCCAGGCAGCGGCCTACCGGGTGGTGGTGGTGCGGCAGGAAATTGTCCCGGGTTTGGCTGCCTTCGCTTGCCCAGATTTCCAAGACCGGGGGGCCCCTCCTCTGCTAGCAACCTGGTCCTGAGCGCAAGTGCATGACTTCCCCGCCCCCCGCACTGAGCCGACGCTTCCGGGGTATCCAAGCGCGCAGCCAAGCTCGCTCATCCTTCGCCCAGACCTGGCCTGACCACGGGGAACCCTGAAGCCCCAACACACTTGCTGAATAAATAAGAGAACTTGAAGGAGGTGCCAggcgtgattttttttttttttttttaaggttttgacCCTTGTATGAGGTGTACCggagcatgtgtgtatgtgtggtggaGAAGGTAGGTGGTTACTGTTTTTAAGTAACCAGACCGTAGGAGTTCTCACTTagcttcccttttctttcattatttttctttccttctctttctttcgctttttctgtgtctctctTTCTGCCCTCTTCTTCCCTCGCAGGGCTCTTTTGGGCCAGCCCTCTACTCGCTCCTCCTCCCCTATTACAGTGGCCAGGGGCCTTGGAAGGCGTTACCGTGGGCCTCGGGGGTGCAGAGGTAGGAGGCAGTGGGCCCCAGCGCAGCCGCGGCGCTCTTCGCGTGCTCATCCCTCTCCGGCGCGTACACCTGCGGCGGCCGAGAAATGACAAGCGATTAGGGGGACTCTTGGAGGCTGCCGGAAGCCGCCCAGTCCTGCCCCGCAGCCAACAGGAGGTAGAAGAGGTTGGCACGTCCGCGGGACCTAAGGGCCAGGGGTAGCGGGGACGCATGTGGCGCACCCTTGGGCCCTTGGAGTCTGTCACTGTTGCAGATTCAGGTTATTATTGGCCCCTGCGAACAAATTGCTCGAAACACAAAGCGGTTCCCAAGCCAAAGGCCGTTTAAAGCCGCCCACTTTCTCTGCGCTCGCTTCATTTCCCGCATTTCCCCTCCGGTCCAGGCCTGTGACCTATCCTAGGCATAACTGATGCCTTCCGCATCGGTTAATGATTTGTGTTTTAATGAACCGAATGGATAGGTACAGGTGTGCACACCCACTTTCAAAAAGGCCAACGATTCCGATTGCGTCTTAGCCACAACCTGCTTCTCCAGTCCCAGCTCTGCAACCTTAGAGCCCCCTCTCTCCCCGCACACGTCCGGAGATAGTCTCCCAGCAACAAACCCTGCGAACGGTTCCTAACGAGGGAGTTTGAAGAGATTTGGAAAACTGCTGGTTGGTGTGGCGGAAGATTCCCAGGACTCAGTACTGCTGGGATTCGAAATGGGGAGAGGCCACCTACTGATTTTTCTTGGAGTACTGATTCTCATCCGGGAGGGGTTACTCTAGGCCTGGCCTCGAGAGCCGTTTTCTCTGGTTTGagtccctttctctcctctttcttcctctacactgcttttatttctgtctttcaggtgtctGGCAATCTCTGCCCGTCCCCTCTCCACGCCCGTCAACAAACACAAAGCATACGCATTCCTCAGGCCTGACCCCGCCCGATCTTCCGAAACCTCACTCGGGGGGCCCCAGGAGCCCAGTTCCACAGCGAGCCCAAGGTTGGGCCCGCCGGGAGCAGCCCCGGCTGCAGCGCAGAACAAAATTCCGGTCTCCCGCCCAGCCTGGGGCTGCTTTCCATGTGGCGTAAATGGGTCTGGCGCCACCGGCTGGGCGGTCCCTGAGCTCACCTTGGCCGTCGGGGGACCTCCTAGGGGCCCGCAAGACTCTCGAGGCTCGTAGCCGCTTGGGGGGCTCCTCTCAGGTCTCCGTACCACGTCGTCCGCTGCCAAGTCACCAAATGCAGACCCGCCGGTTGGGGGAGGCCCGAGGCGGCGCCGCGGGCGAGGGCTACCGCTGTCGGGAGAGTCTGTGGGACCTTCTGGGCCTGAGGAAGTAGCAGAGAGGGGCCCAGTGGGCTGGTCGCCGTCTGGACCACCTCCCGCGCCGGGTGCGCTGGGTTCGTTCTCGTCCTGGGCCCCCTCATCATCCGGGAAGCGGTTGGATTCCACGTCCACCTCGGGCTCGTCCGCGGTGTCCACGTCGGGCGAGGCGGAATGGTAGCTGGAGCTCCCCTCGCTCAGAAAATCCGGGCTCACGTAGCCGCCGCCTGTCCCCGCGCCTGGCCCTGGCCCACGAGCAGGCCCCGCACCATACACCTCGCGGGCGCTACCATAGAGCTTGGCAATACTCTCGGTGTCCTTGACCACAGGTCGGAAGGCCGACACGTAGGAGCCCTTGCGagcaggtggaggtggtggagggggCAGAGGGGCCAGGGGTGGTGGTAGTGCCTCTTCAGCACCGTCCTCGTCCAGGGGCCCGCGGGATAATGCACTCGGGCAGCGCTCCTCAGCTCCGAGGCTGCTCTCCTTGGCTGGCTCAGCACCGTCCAGGGGCTCTGGGCCGCCGCCGCCagcagccgctgctgctgctgccgccgctgcGGCTACAGCAGCCGCTACGGCCTTTGCTTGGCTCTGCGCGGCGGGGTAGGGCGGCACCGGGAGACTGCCTGCAGCTGGCCAGAACATGGGGAACGTCGGGTACACAGTGGCGGCGGCCGCCGCTGCAGCTACCGCCGCTGCATCCTTGGCTGCCCCAGAGGGTTGATGCCCCCAGAACATGGTGCCGCCGCCGGGGCCGGCCCCTGCTCCTGGGGGCAAGTGGCCCGTTCCCGGGCCACCTGCACCCGCACCAgtgcccgcgccgccgccgctcCCAGTGCCAGGGCCGCCCTTGGGCTCACCAGCACCCAATACCGGGTCGTCCTTTTTGGGACATAGGCCGAAGGCCGTGGGAAAACCATAAGGATGAGGGAAAAGTGGCGGGGGGAGCTTTTGCAACAGGCCAAAGCCTTTGCTGGGCACCGGGATAACGGGGTAGCTACGTACGCCGGCACTGCCACCAGGCCCTCCAGGGCCTGTAGGGCCACTAGCTCCTGCCGCTAGGCCAAGTCCGCgctgtgggtggggaggaggtggacCCGTAGGCCCGGCCGCCTCATCTTCACCACAGCGCAGGCTTTTGTGGGGCGGTGGGCCCGGGGCCATCTCGGCGCACCCTGGACCGACACCACCACCGCCGCCagctcctcccttcccctgaccACCGGACCCGCCATTAGCACCTCCCCCGCCACCTCCTTGCAGCGAGAAGGTCCGCTTGCGCGTGCCGCCATTAAACATGGCCTTGACGTCCTCCCAAGCGTGGCTCAGTTCGTCTGTGGCCGACTTGTCACTGAGTTTGAGGTGACGACGCCACGAGTTGAAGTTAGCGGCGTCGGGCTGAGTATACTTGGCATCGGGTGTGCGGTGCGAGTGGAAGATGAACTTGTTAGGCGAAAAGTACATGCTGCAGTAGCCGCACTTGATGCACTTGGCACGCGAACTGTTGTAACGCGCAGGGATGAAGCTGCCACGCGAGCCCCATGCGCACTCATGCACCACATCAAAGGCGAAGTTCTCAGGCAGTTTGGGTGGTTTGTGCTCGCCCAGGAATGACTTGCACAGGCGTTCGGCCTCGCGCTTGGTGATCATGCCGCAGCGGCGCGACGAGATGGGCATGGCCCCGGCCCGACGTAGAATCTCCAGCTGCACCGGCGTACACTGCACGCACGTGATGCCCAGAGCCACGCGCCTGTTGTGGATCTCATTGTAGCTGTAGTTCTTGAGAAGGGTGTTGGAGATTTGCGCCAGACACAGGCGCTCCTGGCCGTCGATGACAAGAGACACGATAGGCACCCCATACAGCGACGTCTCTCCCACCTGGTTGGGTTTGAGGGCGCTGGAGCCCGAGTAAGGTTGCAGCTCCTGCTTGGAGTTTGGAGAGGAGCTGCCCTCGCGCCCCGGCCCCAGCTGAGTGGTGAGAGCCTCCATGCCGCCGCTCCTAAGAAATagagagagcagagagcagatGAGCCATTTTCAGCGCCGTCGCCTAGTCTTGGGCCCGCCCAACTGGGCGCGCCGAATCCGGCGCACCAGAGGTATTTGGCAGTGGGGAGTTCAAGCTCAGTCGTCCCCTGGACGGGCGCCTTTTGTTATTCAGACCCGTGGTGGCGCCGGAACTAAAGCCCCTGGGGTCTGAGGTAGGAGAAGGGGTAATGAAGATCTCAGGAATGCCCCAGCTGCGAGAAACCCAATCCCGGTTTTTGGATTGGGAAGGAAGTGGGACCCAGAGATGgagagtgacttgcccaaggccacacagcaatGCCATTGCCAAATTCAGGCTTTCAGGCGCCCAGATCCACGCGCCTTCAGCCACCCTCGCAGCCTGCCCTGCCGGCCCGGGTCCTGAAGCCCGGACTTCAGGGACCGGTGGCCCCTCTGCTCAGTCGCGCATGCACGCGGGCGGGAGGGGGCAGTGGGAGGAGGGGGTAGGTGAAGGAGGGGCGGACACTGCCCATCTCCAGActgcagggggtggggtgggggagaaggaggagggaccCAGGGCTGCCTGGGAGGGGGAGAGACTGAGGCGAACCGCTGTTCGCGGTGCTGAACCCTACCCTCTTCAAAGCGTATAGCAGGCGCCCAGACCCAGGCCGCCCCACTGCACCTAGCTCGGCGCTGACCGTTTTCCCGGGACGACAGCGCACGTTTCCACAAACCCGAGCTTCTCTTCTCACGCCCAGCACCCCGCGTTCATTGAGCAGAAAGATTCTGGCTGGATCCGTAAACCGTTTTCTTTTAGGCCATCAGTGGTTCCAGAATTGTGCAGTTCCTAACCACATTTCCTGCGTTTTTAGCTGTGTTCCAGACCAAAGCTAGTTTCCATCTGGGTCAGTGCATGGTACACAGAGGATCTCAAAGAAGTTTCTCAGAAGCCACTTTTCCTTCACTTCCAATCGCCCACTTTCTGAGGTTTCCTCCTTCATATATGTCTTTCCCATTCAGGCCACATGCAGGCTCCTGGAGGCTCTGGGCTGCTTCTTGTGTGGTTGACTCCTCTCGGAGTATCCTTTATGTCCCGCTGTCCTGGCTCATATGGGCTAAGAGGAATCCTGGTGGGTCTTGAAACCACAGCAAGGCTCCAGGCACAAAAGGTGTCACTGGTCCTGCACTTTGCTCTCCGGCTGAGGTAGTGGGGACTGCCTCACCCCCAGACTTCAGCAGCCAGGAAAACTGGAAACTGGTGTTTAGGGCCTTCTAGGTCGAACTGCCCAGCCACATGTCCTTAGACACACAGGCTCTGACCTGACCCAGGGCTGTAGGCACTCCTGTGGCCCGGGCAGCCTAAACCAGAGGGTTCATCCCTAAACCTGGAAAGGCAAATCCATTTTCAGAGAGGCCACTTCAGCAGGACAGGTGATCTGAGTTCAAAAGCCTCCAGTGAAGAGACTGAAATATTCGGTTATTTCTCCTTCCCCTATTTGTATAGGTGCTCCTCATTTTTTGATCTTATCTGTCCATGAACTGTCTCTGTCagctctttcctttctcccatctGTCTTGTACCTTCTTCAAGTATCAAGCTATTAT
The Sciurus carolinensis chromosome 2, mSciCar1.2, whole genome shotgun sequence DNA segment above includes these coding regions:
- the Skor1 gene encoding SKI family transcriptional corepressor 1, which produces MEALTTQLGPGREGSSSPNSKQELQPYSGSSALKPNQVGETSLYGVPIVSLVIDGQERLCLAQISNTLLKNYSYNEIHNRRVALGITCVQCTPVQLEILRRAGAMPISSRRCGMITKREAERLCKSFLGEHKPPKLPENFAFDVVHECAWGSRGSFIPARYNSSRAKCIKCGYCSMYFSPNKFIFHSHRTPDAKYTQPDAANFNSWRRHLKLSDKSATDELSHAWEDVKAMFNGGTRKRTFSLQGGGGGGANGGSGGQGKGGAGGGGGVGPGCAEMAPGPPPHKSLRCGEDEAAGPTGPPPPHPQRGLGLAAGASGPTGPGGPGGSAGVRSYPVIPVPSKGFGLLQKLPPPLFPHPYGFPTAFGLCPKKDDPVLGAGEPKGGPGTGSGGGAGTGAGAGGPGTGHLPPGAGAGPGGGTMFWGHQPSGAAKDAAAVAAAAAAATVYPTFPMFWPAAGSLPVPPYPAAQSQAKAVAAAVAAAAAAAAAAAGGGGPEPLDGAEPAKESSLGAEERCPSALSRGPLDEDGAEEALPPPLAPLPPPPPPPARKGSYVSAFRPVVKDTESIAKLYGSAREVYGAGPARGPGPGAGTGGGYVSPDFLSEGSSSYHSASPDVDTADEPEVDVESNRFPDDEGAQDENEPSAPGAGGGPDGDQPTGPLSATSSGPEGPTDSPDSGSPRPRRRLGPPPTGGSAFGDLAADDVVRRPERSPPSGYEPRESCGPLGGPPTAKVYAPERDEHAKSAAAALGPTASYLCTPEAHEPDKEDNHSTADDLETRKSYSDQRSISQPSPTNTDRGEDGLTLDVTGTQLVEKDIENLAREELQKLLLEQMDLRKKLEREFQSLKDNFQDQMKRELAYREEMVQQLQIVRDTLCNELDQERKARYAIQQKLKEAHDALHHFSCKMLTPRHCTGNCSFKPPLLP